Genomic window (Limibacillus sp.):
CCGCCGCGGGTGTCACCATGCACGACGGCCACGCGCGCCTGATCGACAATCACACGGTGGAGGTCGCGGGCGAGCGCTGCACGGCGGAGACCATTCTTCTTGCGACCGGCGGAGCGCCGGTGCTGCCCAGAGAGCCGGGCGCGGAATACGGCATCTCCTCCAACGAAATCTTTCATCTGGAAGAGCAACCCCGGCACATCGTGATCGCGGGTGGCGGTTATATCGCTGTGGAGTTCGCCGGGATCATGAACGGTCTGGGCAGCGAGGTGACCCTGATCTACCGCGGTCCCAAGGTCCTGCGCGGCTTCGACGAGGACCTGCGCGATGGCCTGATGGTG
Coding sequences:
- a CDS encoding FAD-dependent oxidoreductase, translated to MGAGTGVVRGERMAASTGAKVGIAEEFRYGGTCVIRGCVPKKLMVYASHFSEEFEDAAGYGWTLSGEATFDWKTLIANKDKEIERLEGIYRKLLTAAGVTMHDGHARLIDNHTVEVAGERCTAETILLATGGAPVLPREPGAEYGISSNEIFHLEEQPRHIVIAGGGYIAVEFAGIMNGLGSEVTLIYRGPKVLRGFDEDLRDGLMV